In a genomic window of Bemisia tabaci chromosome 1, PGI_BMITA_v3:
- the LOC109033106 gene encoding uncharacterized protein isoform X1: MQSSSTSSEQLHLPAWLLVQEKIRRQFRTVKTEIPLRKRRNLDDNWRYKLMLLHLRVYGLNIVYTRDDLLSKFIVTAHFVFLFLEVIFCFQCLTAIVFHIAQGQIVLRELIMHLQFTVLTLTIIVKGTILVVKKAEIAECLFTRLDLRLHCTAEFDEGTTGKAYASAHNIVLLVYIVSIQVTGLMAAVVSPLLRFYYSKKNSTYVLRPIWYPWDMIASRPLFWFAAVYEVILIYHTIHICSCADLMFMHFMITASERFNTLGKYLMRGVPATYQVEIACSERINNNLLLMQNHIFDDRLKNLEEGRLKKGIDDYNVLWRHLNNIKSIFMQWANFSVLGGMTTITMMTFAALTEFLKSDKSGKAITQGVVFLSYVMSAVLVMFTFYYSATLLQESSEDIRFALWNHDWIKTGFRHKKLLKMFLLRLNSPIRMKTFQFRPIHLERFSNFIANSFSYITFLLQLARAK; the protein is encoded by the exons ATGCAGAGCAGCAGTACCTCCTCTGAGCAGTTACATCTCCCAGCGTGGTTACTGGTCCAAGAGAAAATTAGGCGACAATTCAG GACTGTAAAGACTGAAATTCCTTTGAGAAAGAGGAGAAATTTGGATGACAACTGGCGTTACAAGCTGATGCTCCTACACCTGAGGGTCTATGGTCTGAATATAGTCTACACGAGGGACGATCTGCTCAGCAAGTTCATAGTTACTGCTCACTTTGTCTTCCTTTTTCTCGAGGTTATCTTCTGCTTCCAATGCCTTACTGCCATAGTTTTCCACATTGCTCAGGGCCAAATTGTCCTCAGGGAACTCATTATGCACCTTCAGTTCACAGTTCTTACGCTCACAATCATCGTCAAAG GTACAATTTTAGTGGTGAAAAAGGCGGAAATCGCGGAATGCCTTTTTACGAGGCTGGATCTACGGCTTCACTGCACCGCAGAGTTCGACGAGGGGACCACGGGCAAAGCTTATGCTTCTGCACACAACATCGTCCTACTGGTGTACATCGTTTCGATTCAAGTTACAGGGCTTATGGCTGCCGTAGTCTCACCACTCCTTCGTTTCTACtactccaaaaaaaattccacttaTGTACTTCGCCCTATCTG GTACCCGTGGGACATGATCGCCTCAAGACCATTATTCTGGTTTGCTGCAGTATACGAAGTCATACTAATTTATCACACGATTCACATTTGCTCTTGTGCGGACTTGATGTTTATGCATTTCATGATAACTGCCAGCGAGAGATTCAATACTCTCGGGAAATATTTGATGAGAGGTGTGCCTGCGACATATCAAGTGGAAATCGCGTGTTCAG agagaataaataataatttactaTTGATGCAGAATCATATTTTTGATGACAGACTTAAAAATCTAGAGGAGGGAAGACTGAAGAAAGGCATCGATGACTATAACGTTCTTTGGAG GCATTTGAATAATATTAAGTCCATATTTATGCAATGGGCCAATTTCTCAGTTCTGGGTGGAATGACTACGATTACAATGATGACATTCGCTGCACTCACC GAATTTCTCAAGTCAGACAAGAGTGGGAAAGCAATCACTCAAGGTGTCGTTTTTTTATCGTATGTGATGTCTGCTGTGTTGGTGATGTTCACGTTTTATTACTCCGCAACATTGCTACAAGAATCA aGTGAGGATATTAGATTCGCCCTGTGGAATCACGACTGGATTAAAACAGGATTTAGACATAAAAAGCTACTGAAAATGTTTCTCCTTCGACTTAACAGCCCAATACGGATGAAAACATTTCAGTTTAGACCTATCCATCTCGAGCGATTTTCTAAC TTTATTGCGAACTCATTCTCATACATCACATTTTTATTACAACTGGCTCGAGCGAAGTGA
- the LOC109033106 gene encoding uncharacterized protein isoform X2, which produces MQSSSTSSEQLHLPAWLLVQEKIRRQFRTVKTEIPLRKRRNLDDNWRYKLMLLHLRVYGLNIVYTRDDLLSKFIVTAHFVFLFLEVIFCFQCLTAIVFHIAQGQIVLRELIMHLQFTVLTLTIIVKGTILVVKKAEIAECLFTRLDLRLHCTAEFDEGTTGKAYASAHNIVLLVYIVSIQVTGLMAAVVSPLLRFYYSKKNSTYVLRPIWYPWDMIASRPLFWFAAVYEVILIYHTIHICSCADLMFMHFMITASERFNTLGKYLMRGVPATYQVEIACSERINNNLLLMQNHIFDDRLKNLEEGRLKKGIDDYNVLWRHLNNIKSIFMQWANFSVLGGMTTITMMTFAALTEFLKSDKSGKAITQGVVFLSYVMSAVLVMFTFYYSATLLQESVE; this is translated from the exons ATGCAGAGCAGCAGTACCTCCTCTGAGCAGTTACATCTCCCAGCGTGGTTACTGGTCCAAGAGAAAATTAGGCGACAATTCAG GACTGTAAAGACTGAAATTCCTTTGAGAAAGAGGAGAAATTTGGATGACAACTGGCGTTACAAGCTGATGCTCCTACACCTGAGGGTCTATGGTCTGAATATAGTCTACACGAGGGACGATCTGCTCAGCAAGTTCATAGTTACTGCTCACTTTGTCTTCCTTTTTCTCGAGGTTATCTTCTGCTTCCAATGCCTTACTGCCATAGTTTTCCACATTGCTCAGGGCCAAATTGTCCTCAGGGAACTCATTATGCACCTTCAGTTCACAGTTCTTACGCTCACAATCATCGTCAAAG GTACAATTTTAGTGGTGAAAAAGGCGGAAATCGCGGAATGCCTTTTTACGAGGCTGGATCTACGGCTTCACTGCACCGCAGAGTTCGACGAGGGGACCACGGGCAAAGCTTATGCTTCTGCACACAACATCGTCCTACTGGTGTACATCGTTTCGATTCAAGTTACAGGGCTTATGGCTGCCGTAGTCTCACCACTCCTTCGTTTCTACtactccaaaaaaaattccacttaTGTACTTCGCCCTATCTG GTACCCGTGGGACATGATCGCCTCAAGACCATTATTCTGGTTTGCTGCAGTATACGAAGTCATACTAATTTATCACACGATTCACATTTGCTCTTGTGCGGACTTGATGTTTATGCATTTCATGATAACTGCCAGCGAGAGATTCAATACTCTCGGGAAATATTTGATGAGAGGTGTGCCTGCGACATATCAAGTGGAAATCGCGTGTTCAG agagaataaataataatttactaTTGATGCAGAATCATATTTTTGATGACAGACTTAAAAATCTAGAGGAGGGAAGACTGAAGAAAGGCATCGATGACTATAACGTTCTTTGGAG GCATTTGAATAATATTAAGTCCATATTTATGCAATGGGCCAATTTCTCAGTTCTGGGTGGAATGACTACGATTACAATGATGACATTCGCTGCACTCACC GAATTTCTCAAGTCAGACAAGAGTGGGAAAGCAATCACTCAAGGTGTCGTTTTTTTATCGTATGTGATGTCTGCTGTGTTGGTGATGTTCACGTTTTATTACTCCGCAACATTGCTACAAGAATCAGTAG aGTGA